The following are encoded in a window of Lactobacillus acidophilus genomic DNA:
- a CDS encoding GntR family transcriptional regulator, producing MAKAKYLEVAEEIKKRIQNDVYSTQEPLPDQEAFAKEFDVSRLTVKKAFDGLERQGLVYKQSGLGTFVTGNIPIKSDTDTPANAFTGLRKSLGKSHVESKVLHFSVEFPDEQMQKNLSIQRNEPVYNIVRLRLYNNEPFIIEHTYMPIKLVPELDEEILHNSIYDYIHQKLHLKFGHAYRKIRAAKPNKYDLKYLNAKKDDPMLELEQIIWLTNGQPIEYSTSRNRYDTRDYVLLDNNRF from the coding sequence ATGGCAAAGGCAAAATATTTAGAAGTCGCAGAAGAAATAAAAAAAAGAATCCAAAACGATGTATATAGTACGCAAGAGCCCCTTCCCGATCAAGAGGCCTTTGCCAAAGAATTCGATGTTAGTAGATTAACCGTTAAAAAAGCTTTTGATGGTCTAGAAAGACAAGGCTTAGTATATAAGCAATCAGGTTTAGGTACCTTTGTAACTGGAAACATTCCTATAAAGTCCGATACGGATACTCCAGCAAATGCTTTTACAGGTCTAAGAAAATCATTAGGCAAAAGTCATGTTGAAAGCAAAGTACTTCACTTCTCTGTCGAATTTCCTGATGAGCAAATGCAAAAAAATCTTTCTATTCAAAGAAATGAACCCGTTTATAATATTGTTCGTTTAAGACTTTATAACAATGAGCCATTTATTATTGAGCATACCTATATGCCTATTAAATTGGTACCAGAATTAGATGAAGAGATCCTTCATAATTCAATTTATGATTATATTCATCAAAAGTTGCATCTAAAGTTTGGACATGCTTATCGCAAAATTCGTGCAGCCAAACCTAACAAATACGACTTAAAGTATTTAAACGCAAAAAAAGACGATCCTATGCTTGAACTTGAACAGATTATTTGGTTAACCAATGGACAACCAATCGAATATTCAACTAGTCGCAATCGCTATGATACACGTGACTACGTATTACTAGATAATAATAGATTTTAG
- a CDS encoding family 1 glycosylhydrolase: MSFTNKFTWGGATAANQYEGGYNEGGKGLNAVDVLTNGSATEPRKVTWKKSNGETGATPLVWGQDFKLPDGAVPTLLDGYYYPSHQGTDFYHHYKEDIKLMSEMGFDVFRLSMNWSRILPNGDDKKANEEGLEFYDKVFDECAKYGIEPLVTLSHYETPLSLITRFGGWKDRHLIDAFVHYADIVMNHYKGKVRYWLTFNEINAMDMAPYMGGGLIDGSEQNRAQGAHNQFVASAKVVKLAHEIDTNNRVGQMLAYSAYYPYTCDPKDQLKVMEVKQDMLFYSDVQTGGRYPDYRLKKYERDGIKLNDNPEDYELIAKYPADFLSFSCYTSNVLTTHEADAKASGNVTAGGVKNPYLESNAWGWATDPDVLRIALNDLWDRYHKPLWVVENGLGSADTLEKDGSVHDDYRINYLRSQIKSMRDAVTLDGVDLMGYTTWSAIDLVSNGTGEMKKRYGFVYVDRDDRGNGTLKRYPKDSFYWYKKVIDSNGEDLD, encoded by the coding sequence ATGTCATTCACTAATAAATTTACTTGGGGCGGTGCTACCGCTGCTAATCAATATGAAGGCGGATATAACGAAGGCGGAAAAGGCTTAAACGCTGTTGATGTTTTAACAAATGGTTCTGCAACCGAACCACGCAAAGTAACCTGGAAAAAGTCAAATGGTGAAACAGGGGCTACACCATTAGTATGGGGACAAGATTTCAAACTTCCAGATGGTGCAGTCCCTACTCTCCTAGATGGTTATTATTATCCAAGTCATCAAGGAACAGACTTTTATCACCACTACAAAGAAGACATTAAATTAATGTCTGAAATGGGTTTTGATGTCTTCAGATTATCAATGAATTGGTCAAGAATTTTACCAAATGGTGATGACAAGAAAGCCAACGAAGAAGGCTTAGAATTTTACGATAAAGTATTTGACGAATGTGCTAAGTACGGTATTGAACCATTAGTCACTTTATCTCACTATGAAACTCCCCTCTCATTAATTACCCGCTTTGGCGGCTGGAAAGATCGTCATTTGATTGATGCATTTGTTCACTACGCTGATATCGTTATGAACCATTATAAAGGTAAGGTTAGATATTGGCTTACTTTTAACGAAATCAATGCTATGGATATGGCACCATACATGGGTGGTGGCCTAATTGATGGTAGTGAACAAAATCGTGCTCAAGGTGCACATAATCAATTTGTTGCTAGTGCTAAAGTAGTAAAATTAGCTCATGAAATTGACACTAATAATCGTGTAGGTCAAATGCTTGCTTACTCAGCTTACTATCCATATACTTGTGATCCTAAAGATCAGCTTAAAGTTATGGAAGTTAAACAAGACATGCTCTTCTATAGCGACGTTCAAACTGGTGGACGTTATCCTGACTATCGCCTCAAGAAGTATGAACGAGATGGTATTAAATTGAACGATAACCCAGAAGATTATGAATTAATTGCCAAATATCCCGCTGATTTCTTGAGTTTTTCATGCTATACTTCAAATGTTTTAACTACTCATGAGGCTGATGCTAAAGCTTCTGGTAATGTTACTGCTGGTGGTGTTAAAAACCCATATCTTGAGAGTAATGCATGGGGATGGGCAACTGACCCGGATGTATTGAGAATCGCTCTAAACGATTTATGGGACCGCTATCATAAACCTTTATGGGTAGTTGAAAATGGTTTAGGCTCTGCAGATACTCTTGAAAAAGATGGTTCAGTACATGATGATTATCGTATTAACTACTTACGTAGCCAAATTAAATCAATGCGTGATGCTGTAACTCTTGATGGTGTTGATTTAATGGGTTATACTACCTGGTCTGCAATCGATCTTGTTTCAAATGGTACAGGTGAAATGAAGAAACGCTACGGTTTTGTCTATGTAGATCGAGACGATCGTGGTAATGGAACACTTAAACGTTATCCTAAGGATTCATTTTATTGGTACAAGAAAGTTATAGATTCTAATGGTGAAGATTTAGATTAG
- a CDS encoding DUF3284 domain-containing protein, whose protein sequence is MITISKQYNFKANDFFDYLDRQLIESIKKARNNDMPVVLKSGTEYEQSGAKVKITEYERGKVYAAHFTSNRFDIIIKYLTEDNDEGVKITFSEEMLHFERQQHSKLQTMFYNWQLKMGANKELKRMADNVYANMAA, encoded by the coding sequence TTGATTACTATTTCTAAACAATACAATTTTAAAGCAAACGACTTTTTTGATTATCTCGATCGTCAATTAATTGAAAGTATTAAAAAAGCTCGTAATAATGATATGCCGGTTGTTTTAAAATCTGGTACGGAGTATGAACAATCAGGTGCCAAAGTTAAAATTACTGAATATGAACGTGGCAAAGTTTATGCTGCGCACTTTACTTCTAATAGATTTGATATCATTATCAAGTATTTAACTGAAGATAATGATGAAGGCGTTAAAATTACCTTTAGTGAAGAAATGCTTCATTTTGAACGTCAACAACATAGTAAGCTACAAACCATGTTTTACAATTGGCAACTGAAAATGGGAGCTAATAAAGAACTAAAACGTATGGCTGACAATGTTTATGCAAATATGGCTGCTTAG